The nucleotide window TCCCCAGGCCGTCCCGGGAGTCAGTCGGGTCGCTGTCCTCTGGAATCCAGGTGATTCCCCCAACACGGAAAAGGACACGCTGAAACGAGCAGAAGCCGCGGGGCGGGCGCTGGGGGTGCGGGTTCAATTCGTTGAGGCGCGAGGGCCCGCCGATTTCGACAGGGCCTTCTCGGACATGACCAGGGCGCGCGCGGGTGCTCTGACTGTGTTGCCAAGCCCCATGTTCTTCAATGAGCGAAGACACCTCGTGGACCTGGCGGCAAAGAACCGGCTGCCGGCAGTGTACGCATCGAGGGACTATGTCGATGCCGGGGGCCTTATGGCCTACGGACCGAACTTTGCTGATATGTTTCGCCGCGCCGCCACCTACGTGGACAAGATTCTCAAGGGGGCGAAGCCCGCCGACCTGCCCGTCGAGCAGCCGACGAAGTTCGAGCTGGTCATCAACCTCAAGGCGGCCAAGGCCCTCGGCCTGACAATCCCGCAGTCGGTGCTGGGGCGGGCGGACGAGGTCATCGACCGTCGCAGGTTCCTCACTGGCACGGGTGCGGTGCTCCTCGTCGCGCCGGTTGCGGCCGAGGCCCAGCAGGCGGCCAAGGTCGCTCGAATAGGCTACCTGGCGGGTAACGTGTCCGCTAGCCCCCACCTGAACGAGGCCTTCCGTCAAGGACTGCGTGACCTCGGTTACGTCGAGGGCCGCAACGTCGTGATCGAATACCGAGATGCCGAGGGGAAGCTCGAGCGGCTCCCCGCTCTCGCGGCCGAATTGGTTGCGCTCAAGGTTGATGTCATCGTGGCCGGAGGCACACCCCAAGCCCTCGCCGCCAAGCAAGCGACCAGGACCCTCCCCATTGTCTTCGCTGCTGCTGCCGATCCGGTTGCGAGCGGGCTCGTCACCAGCCTCGCGCGGCCGGGCGGCAATGTCACGGGGTTGTCCCAGCAAACCTCGGAGCTAGTCGGCAAGTGTCTGGAACAGCTCAAGCAGGCCGTTCCGGGGGTCACCCGGGTCGCTGTCCTCTGGCAGCCAGGTGCCTTCGGCGAACGCACGGAAAAGGACATGCTGAAGGGAGTAGAAGTCGCGGCACGGGCGCTGGGGGTGCGGCTTCAATTCGTTGAGGCGCGAGGTCCCGCCGATTTCGACAGGGCCTTCTCGGACATGACCAGGGCGCGCGCGGGCGCTCTGACTGTGTTGACAAGCACCATGTTCGTCAATGAGCGAAGACGCCTCGTGGACCTGGCGGCAAAGAACCGGCTGCCGGCAGTGTACCCATGGAGGGAGGGTGTGGATGCCGGGGGCCTTATGTCCTATGGACCGAACCTTCCTGATTTG belongs to Candidatus Methylomirabilota bacterium and includes:
- a CDS encoding ABC transporter substrate-binding protein; the protein is PQAVPGVSRVAVLWNPGDSPNTEKDTLKRAEAAGRALGVRVQFVEARGPADFDRAFSDMTRARAGALTVLPSPMFFNERRHLVDLAAKNRLPAVYASRDYVDAGGLMAYGPNFADMFRRAATYVDKILKGAKPADLPVEQPTKFELVINLKAAKALGLTIPQSVLGRADEVIDRRRFLTGTGAVLLVAPVAAEAQQAAKVARIGYLAGNVSASPHLNEAFRQGLRDLGYVEGRNVVIEYRDAEGKLERLPALAAELVALKVDVIVAGGTPQALAAKQATRTLPIVFAAAADPVASGLVTSLARPGGNVTGLSQQTSELVGKCLEQLKQAVPGVTRVAVLWQPGAFGERTEKDMLKGVEVAARALGVRLQFVEARGPADFDRAFSDMTRARAGALTVLTSTMFVNERRRLVDLAAKNRLPAVYPWREGVDAGGLMSYGPNLPDLFRRAATYVDRILKGTKPADLPVEQPTKFELVINLKAAKALGLTIPPSLLGRADHVVE